The following coding sequences lie in one Arachis ipaensis cultivar K30076 chromosome B03, Araip1.1, whole genome shotgun sequence genomic window:
- the LOC107630852 gene encoding LOW QUALITY PROTEIN: uncharacterized protein LOC107630852 (The sequence of the model RefSeq protein was modified relative to this genomic sequence to represent the inferred CDS: substituted 1 base at 1 genomic stop codon): MAIATLKFASRSNLYILRPTPFQCIRKVVPKSLALVDAEACSTPSPVPQPGDKKIPAWKKLSSKELGLRRSMIAGPTMKVLNMLKDKEYDVYLVGGCVRDLILKQIPKDFDIITSADLKEVLRTFPRCEIVGKKFPICHVHMGGTIVEVSSFNTATRKSNHFHHDIEAPSGCDKEDYLRWRNCLKRDFTINGXCIYPYARIVYDYMGGMEDIEKAKVRTVVPAASSFQEDCARILRAIRIAARLGFSISSETAHSVKNLSSSVLRLDKGRLLMEMNYMLAYGSGEASLRLLWKFGLLDILLPFQAAYFVRHGFRRRDKRTNMLLSLFYNLDKLLAPNRPCHSSLWIGILAFHKTLSDQPREASVVAAFSLAVHNGGNLLEAVDIARRINKQHNARFPELLDPSGLDAEDLEEEILDLADSVKGTLSQMTTRYLVSQAMADYPQAPHSDLVFIPLGMYLKALSIFDCVKVNSGKKFLSKQGRKIDYGSLVQGELEEIRHVFARIVFDTIYPLRLDKENS; encoded by the exons ATGGCCATTGCTACCTTGAAATTCGCCTCCAGATCCAACCTTTACATTCTTCGCCCCACTCCCTTCCAGTGCATCCGTAAGGTTGTCCCAAAATCCCTAGCTCTCGTTGACGCAGAGGCATGTAGCACCCCATCCCCAGTTCCTCAGCCAG GGGATAAGAAGATCCCAGCATGGAAGAAATTGAGTTCCAAGGAGCTTGGACTTCGGCGTTCGATGATAGCAGGCCCTACCATGAAGGTTTTGAACATGCTTAAGGACAAGG AGTATGATGTATATCTTGTTGGAGGTTGTGTCCGGGATCTTATACTAAAGCAAATACCTAAGGACTTTGATATTATTACTTCAGCTGATCTTAAAGAG GTGTTGAGAACATTTCCACGGTGTGAGATAGTTGGTAAAAAGTTTCCCATATGTCATGTTCATATGGGTGGTACCATTGTCGAG gtttcgAGTTTCAATACTGCTACAAGGAAGTCAAATCACTTTCATCATGACATCGAGGCACCTAGTGGCTGTGATAAGGAGGACTATCTTCGTTGGAGGAATTGTTTGAAACGTGACTTTACAATTAATGGGTAGTGTATCTATCC GTATGCAAGAATTGTATATGATTACATGGGAGGAATGGAAGATATTGAAAAGGCTAAA GTGCGAACTGTTGTTCCTGCAGCTTCTTCATTTCAGGAGGATTGTG CTCGTATTTTACGTGCAATTAGAATTGCGGCTCGCTTAGGATTCAGTATTTCAAGTGAAACAGCTCATTCTGTTAAAAATCTTTCTTCATCAGTATTACGGCTTGATAAG GGTAGGCTCCTGATGGAAATGAATTATATGCTTGCTTATGGATCCGGTGAAGCTTCTTTGAGATTATTATGGAAGTTTGGCCTTTTAGATATACTACTCCCCTTTCAG GCTGCTTACTTCGTTCGTCATGGATTTCGGAGACGGGACAAAAGAACTAATATGCTTTTG TCATTATTCTATAATTTGGATAAGCTATTGGCACCCAACCGTCCATGTCACAGTAGCTTATG GATTGGCATCCTAGCATTTCATAAAACATTGAGTGATCAACCAAGGGAAGCCTCGGTGGTTGCTGCATTTAGCCTTGCAGTTCATAATGGTGGAAATTTATTGGAAGCAGTAGACATAGCTAGGAGGATCAACAAACAACACAATGCCAGGTTTCCTGAGTTATTAGATCCTTCAGGTCTAGATGCAGAGGATTTGGAAGAAGAGATTCTGGATCTTGCTGACTCTGTTAAAGGGACACTCTCACAGATGACAACTAGGTATTTGGTATCTCAGGCTATGGCCGATTATCCTCAAGCCCCCCATTCAGATTTG GTGTTCATCCCATTAGGAATGTACCTAAAGGCTCTCAGCATTTTTGACTGCGTCAAAGTAAATTCTGGTAAGAAATTTTTGTCAAAGCAAGGCAGGAAAATTGATTATGGATCTTTAGTTCAAGGTGAGCTGGAAGAAATACGGCATGTGTTTGCGAGGATTGTATTTGATACCATATATCCGCTGCGCCTAGATAAAGAGAATTCGTAA